Sequence from the Uloborus diversus isolate 005 chromosome 8, Udiv.v.3.1, whole genome shotgun sequence genome:
cctatagcgccatctagtgaggcgatcagaactaatctcgcaaggtgagtttcgagcttggaataagcaccctgGGATTTTCAGGTCCCTTTATATTGTCTCATATTAAATTTAGTAGTTAAAGTacatttaaaagttgaaaaaaacttataaaattaaccATCAAGTACACAAGTTAAGCTTGTGTCGTCTAAGTGAATTTCTTCGAAAAAGGTCAATCTTTATGATTAAATCTAAAATTTAGAGGAATTGagtattcaaaataattaaaaatagattcCAGGTTGATGCAATTATGTAGCGATAAAAGTAGTTACTGCTAATGACCACcaatgaatattctttttttagcgACAATTAAATGAGCAGTATTGAACAATAACACTTGCGTAATGTCGATTTCAAAAgctcaaaaaagtttttattcgaAACGTGTTAAGCTACTACCAGAAACTGCCCCGTGGCACAAGTATCTAGCACTTAGTTTTCCAGTCTGATTCATCAAACATGGACAGATCatctattttaagtttttcaaacattacTATCAAACATTTTACTTactttctttcaattttccttttttgagctATGTTTTGCTATGAAGTTTATAactatttcaattaaatattaagTTATATCAGTGATACGCATTGGAATACATAATACAAATGAAATTTCAGTtcttatgtaagaaacagtaatgtatagttaaggaatggattaaaacagtttgaggtggtgctaacaagtgtataaaataattaggtatgtttataaaaacttttactcATACCCTTTTCcgcaacgcgaaattccgacttatgTGAGAAGTCTTGGAACTCATCACTCGCGTAAGCCGGGATTCGATTGTACAGTGAGCGCCGGATATTTGAATGGATTTTGTAatgaatcagccactttaatgaatcatgTCCTTCAACACAGAACGATGATATccaaatttaacattaaaaaaactgcTGGATATTTGAATGAAACACTCCGCTTGAATGAATCAAGCGAATGTGTCTAACCATTTTCCaagattcgcatctttactcacatgtactggcaacgatatagttgctagcaagcgttgagcgcaatatttaattcgcttcttgattatcataacgtggaaacgcggtagacagatgcgccgaagttcatcacttgttgcatcataaagaccacgccttatttgaaaaatcggacatttaaaaaaattcattaaaaaataactgttgggaaaatgaaagtattttctgggtacatataattattatttattattattattattattattattattattattattattattatttgcttattccatcaatttcagtgagtaaaagtagtacttttgattgaaggaaacaactctATTAAAGGGAGCAGATTAAGAGCAATATTTATTCAGCTCCCAGATAGCGCGATAAAGCGCCTTTAATGGGTGGAGCAGAGCACACAGAAAATCTTTACAGTTAGGttgtttaataaaaaagaaacactCCTAACTGTACGGCTATTTTGTGTGCtaggaaaaaacaaaacaaaaaaaaacaaaggtgTCATCTAACGAGGATTAAAGTCGTCTTTAAAATTACCGTTATTAAATTTTCATAGGACACGACATAAAACATCAAAcatttgttcataaagatagaaaacaaacagataattgtgatctgcacatttcatttcataatatTATAACTAGCCTCTAAGTCTTTCGAAACAAAGTATTTGGTACCGAAGATGCACTACGGTCTACTGCGAGTGAGCATGTTCGgacatacagtgctggtaaaaaaaattgcatcaccctcgcattttcacaaaaatgggattatgtgagaagttttggtcgaccgattaacgatgaatgtatgtgaaattctgcaaaacttatgaaataaacatttaacagcaggaatccgataattctttacgtagatcggggctgtttccgggccaaggcaaattgctgaccccatgctcatttttccatttctgaacctgcgtgtgagtttagagaaaaaaaaaaacttaaccccatgtaaatttaagtctaatggcaggataaaggtttttaaattgttacttaaccagttttgccctatggcacggagcagaatcatcctagAAAAGGACGCttggaactgaagtaaaagtGATCCAGTGATTCCggatagtatatatatatatatatatatatatatatatatatatatatatatatatatatatatatatatatatatatatatatatatatatatatatatatatatatatatatatatatatatatatatatatatatatatatatatatatatatatatatatatatatataggaagcAATTTTGTCATATATCGATATGTAACCGGTTAGCGGTAACCGTAACTGTTATCTTTGTGCGTGAAGTTTCAGTTCTAGTTCTGTTCGTGAtgtatatagttgtgtatgtgtgttcgtGATGTGAATAATGTGTAATAAAAGTATTGTGCCGTAATAAATTATGCCTCGCCTCTGCTATGTGCAAATACACACATGCCCACTCCATCTCAAAGGATAAATACATCACAGCTGGCGACGAAATGATTTGCGAACCCGTGAAGTGATGAAATTCTTCAGCGGAACTCTCGTGAAGTGTTTCGACAGAATCTAATGGATTAGGATAAAGCTCGATGCAGCCAAGGTCAAGgtaaaagttttttaatcaaTCTTCTAGTAATATTTTATCATGGAGGCTCTGGTTCAAGCTTTAATTgagcaaaacaaacttttaatgGACAGATTGGCGGTTACGCCAGAAACGAAACCAAATGAAGGTTCAAAAGTttctgttcattttgaaaagtttgaagAAGGTCAGGAAAGCTTCGATTCATTTCTTGAACGCTTTGAAGCATATTTAAAGGTTCAAAATGTTCCTGAAGACAGACGTGGGTtagcttttatttcaaatttatcccCGAAAAATGTATAATTTGCTCAAGAACCTGCTAGCTCCTGATAATCCTTCGGATAAAGATTTTGATTGCTTGAAAACTACTTTAAAAGAGCATTTAAATCCGAAACCACTAATTATACCCAGCAGACATGTGTTCTTAAATTGAAAGCAGCGGGAAGGGGAAACGGTTAGTGACTATCTAGCTGAGTTAAGATCCCTTTCAGTTCCGTGTTGTTATGGGGAAGCCATGCTCAATGTAATGTTAAGAGATGTGTTTGTTAGTGGGTTGCGGGATAAAGCTATTCTTAACAGAATTTTTGAGGAAAATGATACGAATTTAGAAGGAACGCTGAAAATTGCTTTGGCTATGGAAAAAGCTCTCAAAGGTGCATCTGAGCTTTTAGATAAAACAGTAAATGTCCATCAGATGGAAGAAAGGAAAATTGAGAGGCCAGgtgggaaaaataaatataaacaaaaaagtaaacagaaagaTGCATTCAAGGCTAAGAATAAATCGTGTTCGCGTTGCTCCGGAACGAATCATGATCGTAACAATTGTAAATTTATAACTAGTCAGTGTCATTTCTGTCAGAAGGTTGGGCACATAGAGAGAGCTTGTTATGCAAAACAAAAGTCTAGAGAATGTAAACAAAGACAAGTTAGTGTCGAACTTGATTCCGTAAATGGAAACCAAAACTCAGTTCCATTACATAGCATTATTTCGGAGGAGGGAAAAAGACCTCCAATAATGCTGACGATTACAGTTGCGGGCAGCCCTTAAGTCATGGAGTTAGATACTGGCGGAGCGGTTTCTGTGATGAATATAAAGAAGTTCAGGGAAATTTCTAAGAAACCTTTGCAAAAGACGAACTTGGTTTTCACTACGTATAATGGGGGGAAAGTTGTACCAATGGGAGTAGTAAATGTAAACGTTGAATATaacaatcaaaaattgaaattaaatttatacattgTTAGGGAAGACTTAGACACCATTTTAGGTAGGGAAtggattttcaaaatcaaaataaattggaaTTCAATTAAATCAATTCGTGCACATGGGAAATATGATCTGAGTAAACTACTTAATGAGTTTAAAGAATTGTTTGATGATAAATTAGGGGAAATAAACAATTATGAGGTAAAATTGGAACTTAAATCAGACGTTACACCGAAATTTTGCCGATCAAGACCTGTTCCGTTCGCCTTAAAAGATCGTGTTGAACAAGAAATCGACAGATTAGAAAGGGAGGGAATTATAGAAAAGGTGGAAACATCTGAATGGGCAACGCCAGTAGTACCAGTCGTAAAATCAGATGGATCAATACGTCTGTGTGCAGACTACTCGGTAACCCTTAATCCTAGTATAATGGTACAACAACACCCTTTACCAAGGTTGGAGGAGATATTTTCTTGTCTAAATGGGGGAAAAGAATTCTCGAAATTAGATTTTAAACACGCTTATTTACAACTAAAGGTTCACGAAAATAGTCAAAAACTCTTGACAATTAACACAACTAAAGGGTTGTACAAATGCAAAAGGCTAATGTATGGGCTAAACGCGGCTCCAGCTATTTGGCAGCGCTATGTTGACGGTCTGTTCCAGGGAATGGCAGGGGTTAAAGTGTTTATGGACGATGTTCGTATAACAGGACCTACTCAAGATGCACATTTTGCGGCActgcaaactttttttcaaaaatgcaaagagCACGgattaaaactaaatttgaggaaaagtaaattttttgagGAAGAGATTAATTTTTTGGGTCACACGATTGACTCCAAGGGTTTGCATAAAACAGATGAAAAAGTCTGTGCAATAGCGAGTGCCCCTAAACCAAAAAATGTGCAAGAAGTTCAAAGTTTTCTGGGGTTAGTACAATTTTATGGGAAGTTTTGTCCAAATTTGGCCACAATTGCTAATCCGTTGaataatttagtgaaaaaagaaacaaagttcaTCTGGTCGAAGGACTGTGAACAGTcattccataacattaaaaaagtgaTTTGTTCCCCACAAATTCTGGTGCACTATGACCCTGCACTTCCAGTAACATTGGCAACCGACGCGAGTCCAGTAGGGTTAGGCGCGGTGCTATCCCACAAAATGTCCGACGGAACAGAAAGACCTATAGCTTTTGCATCAAGAACTCTTAACAACGCAgagaaaaaatattcacaaattGATAAGGAAGCCCTTGCAATTGTGTGGGCAGTTAAGAGATTCTACCTATACCTAAAGGGACGAAGATTCATTCTTATAACAGATCACAAGCCATTAGTTGCAATTTTTGGATCGAAGAAAGGTCTACCAATTTTGGCAGCAACACGACTTCTTCACTATGCTTTGACTCTTCAATCCTTCCAATTCGACATCATCTACCGTAACACCAAGGACCATGGGAATGCTGATTTTCTCTCAAGGTTACCGACTCAGTCAGAAGAACTGGAAGTCCGAGATGATGTTACGCTCTTCCAACTGCAACAGATTGAGACACTTCCAGTCACTGCCAGGGAATTAGCCAAAGGAACAGAGGAAGATGAAGAAAGCAGGCCACTGTTGCAGGCACTTCGAAGTGGAGAGGGTCTAAAGGGGAAGGAAGCGGAATACAGTGTCCAAGATGGTTGCATCATGTACGGATCTAGAGTCATGGTTCCAAAACAATTCCAGAGCCGGGTGCTACAGGAGTTACACGAAGGACATTTAGGGATTGTAAAGATGAAAGCGATAGCAAGATCGTTCGTGTTTTGGAAGAACATAGACAAGGATATAGAAGAAGCAGTAAAGAATTGTATCCACTGCGCGCAAATTAAAACAGATCCCCAAAAAGCCAAAGTCCACCATTGGGAGTACCCAAGCAAACCTTGGGAGAGGCTACATGTTGATTTTGCTGGGCCATTGTTCGGATATATGTATCTGATCATTGTGGATGCACATTCTAAATGGCTGGAAGCGTATCCAATGAAGAATACAACAGCATTGAAGACGATCGAGTGTCTTAGGGACTGCTTCGCGAGGTTTGGACTTCCACTGATGATAGTTAGTGACAACGGACCTCAGTTCAAGTCCGATGAATTTAAGATCTTCCTGAGCCGAAACGGGATTAAGCACAGACCTTCAGCTCCATTCAAGCCTTCCAGCAATGGTCAAGCTAAAAGGTATGTGTTTACCGTCAAGCAATCTCTTCGCGCCATGAAGGAGTACCCCGGCACCATCCAGCAAAAGCTCAGCACCTTCCTGATGCAGTATAGGAAGGCTCCGAACATGACAACCCTCCACAGCCCTGCAATGCTGCTGATGAAGCGTGAGATCCGGACACGCATCGACCTGGTGAAACCCGATCTGCACGCCAGGATCCAAGACAGGATTAGGAAGGATAACTTTCAGTTCTCGGATCGTGTCTTTCGCATAGGGGACAACGTGGCAGGCGCAACTACCGTCACGGTGATAAAAGGTGGAAGTTCGGGAAAGTTGTCAGTAAAGGCGGACAACTCCACTATACCATCAACGTAAATGGGCAACTGTGGCGGCGCCACGTTGACCAAATGAGGGACGGTGGGAACCTGGAGAACCAGGAATGGGAACGAATCGGCAAGGCTCCAAATCTTGCTTCCAGGGCCCACTGTTCTACTGCGACAACAGCAACAGATGCTACTACAAATGGGAGTTCAGCAGAGCCACCAGCTGAACCAGTCGTCTTGCCGGCCAACACCAACCAGGCTGAACCAGTGACGGATGGCAACACCACCGCAGCCAGTCCTGTGTCGTCAA
This genomic interval carries:
- the LOC129227877 gene encoding uncharacterized protein K02A2.6-like is translated as MSDGTERPIAFASRTLNNAEKKYSQIDKEALAIVWAVKRFYLYLKGRRFILITDHKPLVAIFGSKKGLPILAATRLLHYALTLQSFQFDIIYRNTKDHGNADFLSRLPTQSEELEVRDDVTLFQLQQIETLPVTARELAKGTEEDEESRPLLQALRSGEGLKGKEAEYSVQDGCIMYGSRVMVPKQFQSRVLQELHEGHLGIVKMKAIARSFVFWKNIDKDIEEAVKNCIHCAQIKTDPQKAKVHHWEYPSKPWERLHVDFAGPLFGYMYLIIVDAHSKWLEAYPMKNTTALKTIECLRDCFARFGLPLMIVSDNGPQFKSDEFKIFLSRNGIKHRPSAPFKPSSNGQAKRYVFTVKQSLRAMKEYPGTIQQKLSTFLMQYRKAPNMTTLHSPAMLLMKREIRTRIDLVKPDLHARIQDRIRKDNFQFSDRVFRIGDNVAGATTVTVIKGGSSGKLSVKADNSTIPST